One Coregonus clupeaformis isolate EN_2021a chromosome 33, ASM2061545v1, whole genome shotgun sequence DNA window includes the following coding sequences:
- the LOC121549187 gene encoding TATA box-binding protein-associated factor RNA polymerase I subunit A-like: MDDLESELRVPGEELGENESSDDDESINRKRIKKPNLPLAPPIFKETPRETGFHKTTRNCLQHIREVLLHHRWQDAAEYMASYSQTLEDTTANMPQLYAEIIWRIGTEILHHHPESKLEDYNSFYERVKHSGVKHYLKVCLEHSFHLLVNGQFEDAKRQLSIAESWRYGKQSAGQSQRIKLIQAYSGFLDYFIWSDKKATVSSTDEYDAAVNQEMHSYFRQSSVNLKEIMKLPGVWDPFVLSYIDMLEFYNDHEGAVTVLNDYAYDNSFPPNPNAHVYLYRYMKKHNQPLKKLLKVLKILHTLVPSHEMMPEYCSLLLQSEKEGDLQKALGVVLDLLDYSSWRSSLDVWNHLRNIIKRLRMKKQWRKSFAEEMANRKDWWLAIHFSTFQARKDLAENRELLEVKSFVVEAFCPRYTSMYHRVGKEARKGVTSEAQKAKRAKKRIRNPRQLRNIRRLRRESGQQSQD; encoded by the exons ATGGATGATCTGGAGTCGGAACTCAGGGTACCTGGAGAAGAACTGGGCGAAAATGAGTCTTCAGATGATGATGAATCAATCAACAGAAAACGAATCAAGAAGCCAAACCTACCCCTGGCGCCTCCTATATTTAAAG AGACACCCCGTGAGACTGGCTTTCACAAGACCACAAGGAACTGCCTCCAACACATCAGGGAGGTCTTGCTGCACCATAGATGGCAGGATGCCGCAGAGTACATGGCCAGTTACTCACAGACACTGGAGGATACCACTGCAAACATGCCACAACTCTACGCTGAG ATAATTTGGAGGATAGGCACAGAGATACTACACCACCATCCCGAATCGAAGCTGGAAGACTACAACAGCTTCTATGAGCGAGTGAAACACTCAGGAGTAAAGCATTACCTGAAG GTCTGTCTGGAGCACTCGTTCCACCTCCTGGTCAACGGGCAGTTTGAggatgccaagcgtcagctgtcCATCGCTGAGAGCTGGAGGTACGGCAAGCAGTCAGCCGGTCAGTCCCAGAGGATTAAGCTGATCCAGGCCTACAGTGGCTTCCTGGATTACTTCATCTGGAGTGACAAGAAAGCCACTGTATCCAGCACAG ATGAGTATGATGCAGCAGTTAACCAAGAAATGCATAGCTACTTCCGACAATCCTCTGTGAACCTGAAGGAGATCATGAAGCTTCCTGGCGTCTGGGATCCTTTTGTTCTGAGTTACATTGAT ATGCTGGAATTCTACAACGATCACGAGGGAGCTGTGACGGTTCTGAATGACTATGCCTATGACAACAGTTTCCCCCCCAACCCCAATGCCCATGTCTACCTATACCGGTACATGAAGAAACACAACCAACCATTGAAGAAACTTCTCAAAGTGCTGAAG ATCCTGCATACATTGGTCCCAAGTCATGAGATGATGCCGGAATACTGTTCTCTTCTGCTACAATCGG AGAAAGAGGGTGATCTTCAGAAGGCTCTAGGTGTGGTTCTGGATCTCCTGGACTACTCCAGTTGGAGGAGCAGCTTGGATGTCTGGAACCATTTGAGGAACATCATCAAGAGACTGAGGATGAA AAAACAATGGCGGAAGAGTTTTGCAGAGGAGATGGCGAACAGAAAGGACTGGTGGCTAGCAATACACTTCTCAACATTCCAGGCCAGGAAAGATTTGGCAGAGAATAGAGAGCTACTGGAAGTGAAGAGCTTTGTGGTTGAAGCCTTTTGTCCTCGCT ATACTTCCATGTACCACCGTGTTGGTAAGGAAGCCCGAAAAGGAGTAACTTCTGAGGCTCAGAAGGCTAAGAGGGCAAAGAAAAGGATAAGGAATCCTAGACAGCTAAGAAATATAAGAAGGCTCAGAAGAGAAAGTGGACAACAAAGCCAAGACTGA